The segment gtgtcggtgaagtgcaacccaaatggaccatgtcgggtcgggtcaagtacataccaaatacagttatggacttagacaataatccaacagtctcccacttggataagtctaaaactattattgagtatgacttcaaaccctaactggcaatcgtagctcttaaagctgctgtcgaactctgaccttgtaaatgacttgtccattagataagggatcatatattcctccattctagatatcatatggactgagacatggattataatcattctctctgtccatttgttgtttcccgatttccaattcatgacgactgactgattgaacaaatcaaatcagtcctggcttggccaagcactcacatgtgtcatcattaaatcatcaaagggcccacagatatcgcttttatcccgaaggtaaaaggaatggataaactttgactcatatggcttgttctgctacttgttgaatcatacacgaaggcacgttttataacatcgagttaccaatgcgttttcgtgcaatcaatgtactatcatctcatagtaacaactcatatctctaggtttgaagaatataagatattatcgtctcatcatcactcgtgataaaatccatgaagtgattcaaatgagcgcgggttgaatccaatactcagaacttatgagcactcatgagtgttgtagcacaactttgtccaccaacttggacctctacaagccaacccatgacaatcttgattcatatctacttccaacatatgatcgactgtggatggtttgaataacttagtcattccagaagaataacctggttattatggaagtcaaaacatgcaaagtgaaacacaagaataaatgaatctaatatggtatcaaaacctatgaatataaataaaacactttctatttatcaccatattgattactcattattcattgtttcagatttatcaactttatacttgaattaaaacactaggtgtcccatgctccaagcatgtatactatgttttctaaacaatagctttgctatacaccaagtatgaactctatgtttgtctatgatcctttttctttgtgaattagatcaattgaacataatttcaatgattctcttttcacactcccaattccttgtcttaaatgtaagaattccaaattcctatcatttatcaaaatctatttagattttaaacttatatgcactgtttctcttgtaatgattatgcacaaagccacaaaggcttggaaacaatcattatagagtattccaatggagagcaatttcatggaaacgatgtctcaaattcaaagcgcattgctttgaacatgatTCTTTCATTAAGTTTATTTAACCTTACACAtattgcttccacctatgaagacaactctatattaccattttgactatcacttctgaacaagagttgcctcttttcagactacgtcaatatggtccttccaataataacaatatacttccaactgtccttgagcaaccaatctttggtaaaccttagattgttctcgacaattgcttaatcactttagtcatatccaattctagaaaatttagaaaggataaatattatagcacatgtaatcgatcttgtacccaaagtaaatgggacacgattcatgatgtttcacataaagacatggttctagaccagtcttttgccataataatttttgtttgcgaTATTCTTAAAaaaagggataccataatcatactcgaattttgagaacgcaatatatagaattttcttaagttgaaccaatccaacatgaaattcatatatatattcttgactaaaggtgattaaaatctcaatataaactctttagaatgattataaactcaatctaagcttttcataattgaaatgaagtataatttcctctcccttaattatagcaaaacaacttttcaacccctgcaactccacgaatttaaacttttgtttttctataattaacattgctaacttgcaatacttaccataattatcatgctcccactaacatgatgattattagcataacacttatgctcccactagctttgacatgtacccagaaatcaactggacttctagaaatcaatactttattgactttcttaccaaagttcagatttatgatactagattgccttgataagaatttatcagtatcatacacctctcttggatagctcacaggtgtgtctaaacaattatgaagagggatgtcgtaatcataatgtttagaccttttgtcattcccacaattgctatctactcaaaatctacttagtgaaagagtttccttcccatcattttcatgaatcgaagagaaaccttatgacacttagattttatggtgtaagtgttcctatccatgtgaatttgtcaaaaccataatcacaagactaggttagtgacaaatcctaacttatatggattgaacttgtgcaatcttaacttcttgccacctggcagctcaagggcctgccattgcttccaagtagctatgcaaataattgagaagatgtagaactcaaatgtatagccaaattagctggaatgggcacagaaatgtcaacacgataggttataaacctctagttgtgtgctagtgatgaaatacaagtttttattcttgattacatcttgaaaccctttcaggatcttttagactcccactgtctccttgacctataagactttctttccaaatattcaggatatagtgtggattctaatcaagacaaacacttaacacaattggccttagttggtctttgttttatccaaaacatcacaacttaccaatttcaaatgtacaagagtagaaaacttttactcttacatttgacaagtgttttaaaccttctttaagacatgtcactcaagttacaatcttagagtataactctatgaattgtttttggaacgaagtatgaatcatcttcttgatttaaccacttcaacaattcataactcctcttcttaactatcataatgcacttagaggatgaattgtgataaggtttcaaaatcattaagatgatcttaaaacatgatactaaagtactctcccatcttttcagatttgagaaactattatccttctgtctaatttgattcttcttattcattctgtcatacattgaaattttccaatgtttcagaattatacttaggcTTGTAAGTATGATCATATTTAccaaaccttagtaaatcatgatgaatagtcttatccatcttttgtggtggactttgaccagtgcacaagaaagtgtacttgatcccttagtccttctcttgagtcacatatacatgtgaccacagaactagtcttaattttccaaagttgaaaattctcatacatcacactaaacaccttgtatgattccaagtttcggtccaattgaaacttgggtgatgagaatctttccttacttggtaaatttagacactaccacaaatgaaagaatcaagttCATTTTTCCAatgttgctagaaacatacagacatcaagttttcataaatgccactgtaaggagatataaaataaagtaagacaaacttttatttattttaaagtgcagaaaaaactttttccttacaatgtaacttgaaatgagaactatgctattacatgtttcctagcaatctatcataactcctaagaagtagctcagtaatccgatcttcaatcaggcgatagaaatccatcttcacggtcagattcaacatactctttctttaagtttcattCACTttccctttgattcttaaaacatcaacatgtgacccagtcacatcatgtaataagaaactcaaaatagaaacttaaccgagttagatagtggacttttacctgaagtagagtcaaacttattgactttaccaaccttatgatctttcaggtaaatttggcagcttcgcaaccaatgccctttcgttttggcaatagaaccatatggaccctttgggaatggtacatgggacaatctcaaacttagcctttctctttaccatttggtcaaccgagttgactatggccaatccctttccattgggaagagaatgctttttctggatttctagtgtcaccattttcaatgaccataaagttttgggaagtcgatcttctaatcaaatttgctttactagccttccaaatcattgctgattcagcagcaccaagcaaatagataagatcattaagggtcttgtcatagtctgtttcataggagtcccaaagtaactcactatgtgacttagaaagtgattgaaccactaactttctcaagactttgacacccaactctcccggcttgtcaatatgtgacttcatctccgagatgtgatcacacctagaccttgccttgccaatagggcttgagtgacctttgaacttgtgggttagggagaataattggaggaggtggaggaagagaagttccaagagatttgggaagatcatagatgtctaaaccaaacatctttttgggagatattcaagatagttgatttaaagtccttaatataacacccaatatgaaatattaaggctaggacccaacacaatattttataacttggaagagggatgttgtaatcaaagctatagaatatttgaaggtaggtgaatgacgattcaccaatttccaccatgaaaaatgaaataaattattaggtttttaattggatttgaaactcctagatcttttgagattcattgaactgttcaatgacatgtttcaatcttgaatgtgcccttcaggttttgtgactgggataccaaggatcataaaagaaggtgtgaagtaaccatgcaaattacttggtacccttaagtgtttacccctcaatcaatgtgtcggttaaccacacacgctccatcaatactatgataaacattaagttacccttttcctaccttgttaaatacgagttagtgtgtcggttaaccacacacgctccgctaaccgacttaaacaaagtgcaaagtgtaatttcatggattagcaccttattcacattttcctaagtaactaagattgggtatttataaaaggtttagttacttagtatttatcattaatacttttaataaagggagaatttaaagtctttgtcctacctgttcggctaacgaccctccaccagtcaaggaagcggtgggtgagagtagacacccattaaactgccattttataggtagtaaccttataccccccttaggcCCCGTTTGGTGAGGAGCACTAGATGGAACAGAACAACACTAAATTTTTTAGCGGGTGTTTGGCATGACTGGAACAAGAACTAATCGGAGGTTTGACCAAGTCCAATGGGACAATTCATTAGAAAAATAGTTCCACCCAAAAACGTGGAACTAATCAGAACACGTACTATCCTTTTTCTAATGTGACGGAAACATCCCTGCTTGGAACGGGTCTCAGCCTCCGTCTCCACTTTTCTCGTTTCTACCACTCTGTTTCAAATAAATATCACCGTCTCCTCTCCTGTGTTACAATCAAACACACGTAAGAATTGATTATTGATTATAGGTTTTCGATTTTGTGCCATTCGAACTCTCCAACAATCATTATCGTCTATACTGAAGATCACAAAGtacaatttctttttaattttcgGTGTGTGCATCTCTTCAATTACTTGAACGATTTCTTGATTTGTTTCTCTCCTATCCTTACCTGCATCTGTTAATTTAGTTGTGTATTAATTTTGATCGACTTCAAGTTATCAAGTTATCTATGGCTACACAATTGAAATCTATTTGTGAAtgatttttgattatttctctTGCTGTCTTACCTGTATCAATTGAATGAGTATTAAAATCTCTTTGAAtgatttttgattatttctctTGCTATCATGCGATTGGTGTAAATCAACACAAAAAACACGCACAATTTTACTACTGCCTGCGTGTTTGGGAATCCAGCTTTCTTGCTTCGATTTCTAATCAAGGCAGAGATGATTTCCCTACATTTTCTCTCTTATTTTATCAGCATTTTGGTAggattttgggttttttttttaccCTTTAAGATGATTTCATGTTATGTGTGAGTATGCTATGATCAATCTTCATTTGAATCTGTTTACACTTTGTTTTTTGATTAATAACTTGTTAAGCACAATTTTTTCACCTAAATACTTAGGATCATTTTGAAATATCAACTGGAGTAGTTTTTCTTTACAACACTTTTAATATTTTTGGGATTCAATTGATTATATGGATCTGATTTTTTGTAATGAATTCGAGTTCTGGGGATTTAATTTTCTCTTATAACTTATTAGTTTTCTGATTATACTACCAAAAAGAATAAtgtttttgtatgtttttatacTACCTGCATCTATTAACACATGGAATGAATAAAAGATGTCATTAGACTTCACATTTATTTAGACTAAATTGGCCCAAGTTTTTGTTTCTGCCTACTTTATGATAAAGATACAAACTAGTTATTGGGAGGCTTATTTAAGCATAATTTTTGTCAGAACTTTGTCTAGTTTGTGTTGTTCATGTCCATTTCATGTTGTAGAAACTCAATTTATGACGAATATGTCCCTATAAttagttgttattactacatgTATACTTTATGTTGTTCCTTCCCGATTCATGTTATATATACTCAATTTTGGACAAAAATGCCCTTGTAGTTTCCTTTTGTTTTTAATTAGCTTTTTTTATTTCTATAGACTCCTCATGGcatttcatttataaaataatattaatttttatttttcgttACTATTTTTTCCCATCTTCGTCTCTCAAACGTGTTTCTTTAAAATCAGTAAAATGTTGttgttttacttgttttttatAAACTTTGTAGATATGGATAGAAATCATTTGCTCCTGTTTGTGAAACTGTTGGAGAGTTATATTCAATTGTTGATGTGCCTAGCTACAATTAGAGTTTGGTTAATTGAATGTGAGGAAAAAGAAGCTCAATGGATAGATCTAGGTAATAATACATTAGACACCCTTTCAAAAAGGTCTACAGAAATACATCATATCACACGTGAAAGTGATGATAATTGTATATACGAGTTACGTATGGATAGGAATACATTTGCAGTTTTGTGTGATTTACTACAAACTCGTGGTGGTTTATTATATGATGGTTTAGTGACCATTGAGGAACAAGTTGCTACATTCCTAAATATATTAGCACACCACAAAAAAACAGATGTATTCAAGTTAGATTCTATCGGTCAGGGGAAACAGTAAGTCGGTATTTTCATCGTGTTTTAGATGCTTTAATGCGTTTGCAAGAGATATTGTTTGTCAGACCAACGCCTGTTGCAAATGATTGTACAGATAACCGGTGGAAATGGTTCCAGGTAACCATTATAATATTATTTTGATATATTACAAAATATAGGTTCTTAACTAACAATgcattaaaattttatttatagggTTGTCTAGGAGCAATTGATGGAAATTATATAGAAGTTAATGTCCTTGACTCTGATAAACCAAGGTATCGAACAAGAAAGGGTAGTATAGCAATGAATGTGTTAGGTGTCTGCAATCGTGACATGAATTTTGTATATGTCTTAGCTGGTTGGGAAGGTTCAGCTACTGATTCAAGGGTTTTGCGGGATGTGATTACTAGACATAATGGATTAAAAATCCTAGTTGGTAAGCTAATATAATAATTACTAAATAGTTATTATAGGTAAACACATAGTTACATATTCATACcttttactttatttattatagATAATTATTATTTGGCTGATGGAGGATATATCAATGGTGAAGGTTTTTTAGCACCATATAGAGGTATTAGGTATCATTTACGAGAATGGGAAGGCAATACACGTGCACCTACAAATAAGGAGGAATACTTTAACATGAAACACTCACAAGCCAGGAATGTTATTGAGAGGTGTTTTGGTCTACTAAAGAGACGTTGGGCTATATTAAGAAGTCCTTCATTTTATCCAATAAGAATTCAAGGGAGAATAGTCATAGCGTGTGCTTTGTTGCATAATTTTATTAGGACACACATGGCTTTGGATCCAGAAGAATACACGTCAAGCAATGTTGAAGATATGCCTATCAGGGAAGAACAACCAAATCAATTTCAAATTGTCGATGTTGTTGAATCAAGTAATGAATGGACTCAATGGAGGGATGATTTAGCCCAAGAAATGTTTGAGTCTTGGATGTCAACTAGATCTTAGtagattgttttttttaattaatctgagaacttttttttttaagtttgttaTTCATAATTGTTATGGATGTGAACAACTTTTAACTTTAagtatgtttttttatattaatttaaacTAACTTCATGGAtgatttgttttaatattttccATCTTTATCTATTTACCtttgctatgtatgatatgtcaAATACAGATAACAAATCATGGCAGATAGGCGTCAATGGACTCAAGAAGAAGAGGATGTGTTGATTACCATCCTTCAATACATTGTTGTCATCGGTGGTAGAGGTGATAATGGAAGCTTTAGGCCTGGAACCTATGACCAAGTCGTTCTAAAGTTACGGGAAAAAGTCGTTGGTATTAATATAACAGCAAAGCACGTGCAAAACAAAATCAAGCGTTTAAAGGATAAGTTTTCTGCTGCATATGATATGCAAAATACAAGTGGATTTGGTTGGGATGATGTTTGCAAATGTGTAGTAGTTGATTCTCCTGAGATATTAGAGGAATATCTAAAGgttagtgattatatatatatatatatatatatatatatatatatatatatatatatatataatttttctgTGTGtctaagtattaaatatatgattTTACCTGTAACTTTGTTTGTTTTACTAGAAACATCTAAACAAAAACTATGTCGCGAATAAACCATTCCCTGCGTACGAGCGACTAGCAAATGTTTTTGGTAAAGATCAAGCTACAGGTGGTATGGCTGAATCGGCGGCTGATGTGACACAAAATCAAAATATTGATAACGAAGAAGGAGAAAGTTTACCATCGTCCAATTCTAATCCTCAAAACACTGCAACTTCCTCCAATCCAAATCCAAAAGACTCCTCGAAAAATAAGAAGAGAAAAGCGGCATCTGAAGAAGTAACAGATATAATTGGAAAGGGGTTAGCTATCGTATCCGAGGAAATCCAGAAAATGAC is part of the Lactuca sativa cultivar Salinas chromosome 7, Lsat_Salinas_v11, whole genome shotgun sequence genome and harbors:
- the LOC111895602 gene encoding uncharacterized protein At2g29880-like, which codes for MADRRQWTQEEEDVLITILQYIVVIGGRGDNGSFRPGTYDQVVLKLREKVVGINITAKHVQNKIKRLKDKFSAAYDMQNTSGFGWDDVCKCVVVDSPEILEEYLKKHLNKNYVANKPFPAYERLANVFGKDQATGGMAESAADVTQNQNIDNEEGESLPSSNSNPQNTATSSNPNPKDSSKNKKRKAASEEVTDIIGKGLAIVSEEIQKMTRAITSSTNDLAGLDAATKPLFAKTILEEDN